One segment of Sinorhizobium sp. BG8 DNA contains the following:
- a CDS encoding ABC-F family ATP-binding cassette domain-containing protein produces MIRIENISKQNSHRILFIEATAALNRGEKIGLVGPNGAGKTTLFRMITQEELPDEGQVSVDKGVTIGYFNQDVGEMEGRSAVAEVMDGAGPVSIVAAELRELEAAMSDPDQADSMDEIIERYGEVQARFEELDGYALDGRAREVLAGLSFSQAMMDGDVGALSGGWKMRVALARILLMRPDVMLLDEPSNHLDLESLIWLEEFLKGYEGALLMTSHDREFMNRIVGKVIEIDGGSLTTYSGDYEFYEQQRAQNEKQQQAQFERQQAMLAKEIKFIERFKARASHAAQVQSRVKKLEKIDRVEPPKRRQSVAFEFRPAPRSGEDVISLKNVHKSYGERSIYEGFDFMVRRRERWCIMGINGAGKSTLLKLVAGSAEPDLGSVALGASVKMGYFAQHAMDLLDGERTVFQTLEDKFPQAGQGPLRALAGCFGFSGDDVEKKCRVLSGGEKARLVMAIMLFDPPNLLVLDEPTNHLDLDTKEMLIKALSEYEGTMLFVSHDRHFLAALSNRVLELTPEGVHQYGGGYTEYVARTGQEAPGLRS; encoded by the coding sequence ATGATACGCATCGAAAACATCAGCAAGCAGAACAGCCATCGCATCCTCTTCATCGAGGCGACCGCGGCGCTCAACAGGGGTGAGAAGATCGGTCTGGTCGGTCCCAATGGGGCGGGCAAGACCACCCTCTTCCGTATGATCACGCAGGAGGAACTCCCCGACGAGGGACAGGTGTCCGTCGATAAGGGCGTAACCATAGGCTACTTCAATCAGGACGTCGGCGAGATGGAAGGCCGCAGTGCGGTCGCCGAAGTGATGGACGGCGCGGGCCCCGTGAGCATCGTTGCCGCCGAGCTTCGCGAGCTCGAGGCCGCCATGTCCGACCCGGACCAGGCCGACAGCATGGACGAGATCATCGAACGCTACGGTGAGGTGCAGGCACGCTTCGAGGAGTTGGACGGATATGCTCTCGATGGACGGGCACGCGAGGTTCTGGCAGGCCTGAGCTTCAGCCAGGCGATGATGGACGGCGACGTTGGCGCGCTTTCCGGCGGCTGGAAGATGCGGGTGGCACTTGCTCGCATCCTCCTCATGCGCCCCGACGTGATGCTGCTCGACGAACCGAGCAACCACCTCGATCTGGAGAGCCTGATCTGGCTGGAGGAGTTCCTGAAGGGCTACGAGGGAGCACTGCTGATGACCTCGCACGACCGCGAGTTCATGAACCGCATTGTCGGCAAGGTGATCGAAATCGACGGCGGATCACTCACCACCTATTCCGGCGACTACGAGTTCTACGAGCAGCAGCGCGCCCAGAACGAGAAGCAGCAGCAGGCGCAGTTCGAACGCCAGCAAGCCATGCTCGCAAAGGAGATCAAGTTCATCGAGCGGTTCAAGGCGCGCGCTTCGCATGCGGCGCAGGTGCAGAGCCGGGTGAAGAAGCTGGAGAAGATCGATCGGGTGGAGCCACCCAAGCGCCGCCAATCGGTGGCGTTCGAGTTCCGGCCGGCGCCACGATCCGGCGAAGACGTCATCAGCCTGAAGAACGTGCACAAGAGCTATGGCGAGCGCAGCATATACGAGGGGTTCGACTTCATGGTGCGCCGCCGAGAGCGCTGGTGCATCATGGGCATCAACGGTGCAGGCAAGTCCACGCTTCTGAAACTGGTGGCCGGTTCCGCCGAACCTGATCTGGGCAGCGTGGCGCTCGGCGCAAGCGTGAAGATGGGGTATTTCGCTCAACACGCGATGGATCTGCTCGACGGCGAACGCACCGTGTTCCAGACACTGGAAGACAAATTCCCCCAGGCAGGACAGGGTCCGCTTCGCGCCCTTGCGGGATGTTTCGGCTTCTCCGGCGACGACGTGGAGAAGAAGTGCCGGGTGTTGTCGGGCGGCGAAAAGGCCCGGCTCGTCATGGCGATCATGCTTTTCGACCCGCCGAACCTTCTGGTTCTGGACGAACCGACGAACCACCTGGACCTGGACACGAAGGAAATGCTCATCAAGGCGCTCTCCGAATACGAGGGCACGATGCTGTTCGTTTCGCACGATCGGCATTTCCTCGCGGCGCTATCCAATCGGGTGCTCGAACTGACACCCGAAGGCGTTCACCAATACGGCGGGGGCTATACCGAGTATGTCGCTCGCACTGGCCAGGAAGCCCCCGGCCTGCGGAGCTGA